The following DNA comes from Peribacillus sp. FSL E2-0218.
GCGGCGTCTTTACAACGATTCCGTAAGAATCCGGGATACTGTGCGTCGTCCTGAAGAAAGAAACGGAAGTCTTCCGGAACTTGATCACTTCATCTTCGCTGATTTCAATCATCGTCGTCTGACGTAAAAGGCCGTGTTCTTCCAATTTGTTGCGAAGCAACCCAAGTGCCAGCTTCCCGCCGTATACCGGGACATTCACTTTTCTAAGTAAATAGGGAATCCCGCCAATATGGTCTTCATGGCCATGCGTGATGAAGACACCTTTAATTTTATCTACATTTTTCTCTAAATAGCTGTAGTCTGGAATCACATAGTCAATACCGAGAAGTTCATCTTCCGGAAATTTAATTCCAGCATCAATGACGATGATCTCGTCTTGAAACTGAACCGCGTATGTGTTCTTACCGATTTCGCCTAAACCGCCCAGGGCGAATACAGCTGTTTGATCATTTTTTACGAATTTCATAAATTATAGCTCCAATACTTTGTAATCTTCATTTTGTTTTTCATAGTCTAGATAGGCTCCGGTTACGGGCAGTACGATTTCTACGTTGTAAGGTTCTTTCTTTAATTTTAGACGAACGTCGCGAACGGATTCACCTTCGACAAACATCGTTTTCGTATTCTCCCTGATGGGAACCTCTGATATGGTTACTTGATAGTATACCTTAAAAACCATTTAAATCTCTCCTCACTTGTGTGCATTGCTTTTTTCATTATATATAAAAACAACAATTTTTACATGTTTTTCAACATCATGTAAAAATAAACCCAGCTCCGCCATGAAAACGGAAGGGGTTTTGCTGAACCAAATATACTAATGTCTGCCAAAGTATATAAAAAATAGATTGCCGGTCCGTTTAGTCCTCTATCCTCTATCCTAACCGTTTTTACTAGGTGTAAAACTTAAATCGGCAAAGAAAGTTTCGGACAGCACGTTTTCAGGCGATTTCAGCTTATCTCGATTACTGGAATGATCAATGTTTTCTTCCCGCCTAAAGCAGCGTTTCAAGAAAGAATAACGGCTCCTATTCAACACGAAATATGTATGGTACCCATTGGTTGGCTGTTACATGGCCAATGGAAAGAATGCTTAACAAGAACTTTACAACAAGGAAGAAGCCCTCCGCAAGTTTTTGAAGGGCTGTCCGAAAAAAATTCGCAAATGGATGACGGCCATGGCAAGAAATGAATGGCGAATCATGCGATGGATTTTTTTCTTAAAAGATCATTCCACTGTTTTACAAGCTTTTTACGAAGCTTTTTTAACATGGCGATCACACTCCCTT
Coding sequences within:
- a CDS encoding RNA polymerase epsilon subunit, with the protein product MVFKVYYQVTISEVPIRENTKTMFVEGESVRDVRLKLKKEPYNVEIVLPVTGAYLDYEKQNEDYKVLEL